A genomic region of Micromonospora sp. NBC_01796 contains the following coding sequences:
- a CDS encoding UDP-N-acetylmuramoyl-tripeptide--D-alanyl-D-alanine ligase, translating to MLALSLEEIAAAIGGVVHDADDPAVTVVAPVVFDSRQVERGGLFVALPGERVDGHDFAAAATEAGAAGVLASRPVGVPAIVVEDVVTAYGRLARALVDRLGNATVIGVTGSVGKTSTKDILGQVLAGFGDTVTNRASNNNELGLPYTVTRATADTRYLVLEMGARGIGHIRYLTSIAPPRVGVVTKIGFAHVGEFGSVDNIVTAKGELVEALPDDGLAVLNADDPKVLGMAARTRARVLTFGLDDNADVRAEDVTSDDLGRPVFRLVFGADRAEVRLRLYGTHQVANALAAAAVAIGLGHPVGAVAEGLSQAEALSPGRMQVTVRPDGITVINDAYNASPDAMRAALLALADMSARDGRRAVAVLGEMAELGDQATQTHREIGERVAGIGAAWLVAIGGDGADQYAAGASTGSTVVDRVPDASAALGKLRVGLRPGDVVLVKAANAAGLQALAHQLTESDGVPVV from the coding sequence GTGCTTGCTCTTTCCCTGGAGGAAATCGCCGCAGCCATAGGTGGCGTCGTCCATGATGCCGATGATCCAGCCGTGACCGTTGTGGCTCCCGTGGTGTTCGACTCGCGACAGGTGGAGCGGGGCGGCCTGTTCGTCGCGCTGCCCGGCGAGCGGGTGGACGGGCACGACTTCGCCGCTGCTGCCACCGAGGCGGGCGCGGCGGGCGTGCTGGCGTCGCGTCCGGTTGGCGTGCCGGCAATCGTGGTCGAGGACGTGGTGACCGCTTATGGCCGGCTGGCGCGGGCACTGGTCGATCGTCTCGGCAATGCGACGGTGATCGGTGTGACGGGGTCGGTCGGCAAGACTTCGACCAAGGACATCCTGGGTCAGGTGCTGGCGGGGTTCGGGGACACCGTCACCAACCGTGCCTCGAACAACAATGAGCTGGGCCTGCCGTACACGGTTACCAGGGCGACGGCCGACACTCGATATCTCGTGCTGGAGATGGGCGCCAGGGGAATCGGTCACATCAGGTATCTGACCTCGATCGCTCCGCCCAGGGTAGGCGTGGTGACCAAGATCGGATTCGCCCACGTGGGCGAGTTCGGCTCGGTCGACAACATCGTGACCGCCAAGGGCGAGCTGGTCGAAGCACTGCCCGACGATGGACTGGCGGTACTCAACGCGGATGACCCGAAGGTGCTGGGGATGGCCGCCAGGACCAGGGCGAGGGTGTTGACCTTCGGCCTCGATGACAACGCCGACGTGCGAGCCGAGGATGTCACTTCCGATGACCTTGGCCGCCCCGTGTTCCGGCTCGTCTTCGGTGCCGACCGGGCTGAGGTGCGGCTGCGGCTGTATGGGACGCATCAGGTGGCGAATGCGCTCGCTGCGGCGGCCGTCGCGATCGGACTGGGTCACCCCGTCGGTGCTGTAGCGGAGGGGCTGTCACAGGCGGAGGCGCTGTCGCCGGGGCGGATGCAGGTGACCGTACGGCCGGACGGGATCACGGTCATCAACGACGCCTACAACGCGAGCCCGGACGCGATGCGGGCGGCGCTGCTGGCGCTGGCCGACATGAGCGCCCGCGATGGCCGTCGCGCAGTCGCGGTGCTCGGCGAGATGGCCGAACTGGGGGATCAAGCGACGCAGACCCATCGGGAGATCGGGGAACGGGTCGCGGGCATCGGGGCTGCCTGGCTGGTGGCAATCGGTGGCGACGGTGCGGACCAGTATGCGGCCGGCGCGTCCACCGGGAGCACGGTCGTGGATCGGGTGCCGGATGCCTCAGCGGCGCTCGGGAAGCTGCGCGTCGGACTCCGGCCGGGCGATGTGGTGCTGGTGAAGGCGGCAAACGCCGCCGGACTCCAGGCGCTCGCGCACCAGTTGACGGAGTCCGACGGCGTGCCGGTGGTCTAG